The DNA region acaggcataccttggagatagtGTGGGTTCAGTTTCAGACCACCACCATAAAGTACACAAATTTTCttgtttcccagtgcacataaaagttaGGTTTACACTATAAtgcagtctattaagtgtgcaacagcattatgtctaaaaaactaTGTatgtactttaatttaaaaatagtttattgctGAAAAAGGCTAACCAACATCtcagccttcagtgagttgtaatcttttttcaGTAGtatgagttgtaatcttttttcaatagtaacatcaaaggcCACTGATTACAGATCACCGAAACAAGTATTATACAGTAATGATGGAAAAGTctgaattaccaaaatatgacagaaacatgaagtgagcaaatgttgttggaaaaatggtgccgacAGACTTTCCCGACACAGCGTTGccgcaaaccttcaatttgtttttttttttaaaaaaaggcaatatCTGGAAAGCACAATAAAAGGTATGCCTGCATTAGAAATCCACTTTTAGTGTATAGCTATAACTGCCTTTTGACAATTTTTAGAAATGGTCAAAATTCTGAATAACTACTAAATTACACACTGGGGTTTTGCCAACCTGAGTGCTATGTAAAAACATATTTCTACAAGTCtcttgaaaatggaaaaatattgatAGGTCTTCTCTCATTTCCTCTTATAGGGTACTCATAGAAATGAAGAATGTAGAAATGAAGTCAATGAGCACATACATTACACCAGGGCATACAAATGAAGTCAAAGATGCCTTTAAGCTCTCTAATTTTTAGAGAACACCACCATTATTGCAAGAACTTACAGCCCATTTTACTTGagataaaaaagtaattaatttacTTACCACTATTACTGTTGCTCTGCAACttcaatttacttttttctttggcACTCCTGCTGAGAACCCCATTGGGTTTTAAATCTTCTTCTATTTCACCTTTTCTCTTCTGAAGatcattttgcttctttttgtaaGTTGGCTTAGGTTGCCTTTTAGTCCTTTGCTCTGATTTGCTTTCACTTTCGTCTGAATCTCCACTTTCAGAGCCAGATTCATAAGTTCGTTTGGCTTTTCTCCTATTGACTTTATCATCTTTTACAAATTTATCAACTATGATCTTACTATCTACACTATTTTGTAGATCATTCGATGTAGAGGCTATTAAATTGACAGAACATGGCTTAATAATTTCTGATACAGAATTCcctgaattttccattttattagtatttttatcttcttctgAATGTCTTGTAAGCCAGGCCTTTTTCAGTTTAGTATGGTAGTTTGGTTGACTTGTCTGGGATGCTTGCCCATTTCCTACAGAGTTTGCTTTGTTAATTGTACTACAGACTACGGTGCTATCCAAGAGAGGGGAGGCTGAAGATGTCTGATTTTTCACAGCATTAGGCTCAGCCTCACTGACATTACTACTTTTATACTGAGCTGCAGCCAGTGCTGCCTTGTgcttttttaaatggataaaatcAGTTGTGCCTGAGAACCCAGAGCTGGATTGAACAGCACTTCCTGTCTTACTACTGGCTGGTGTAACTGGAGCTGTCGTGCTGACCCTGCATTCTTGTGTTTGAGCCACTGAATGACTGACACTTTTTGAAGAGGTACATTCTAAAGATTTAGAGGCCAAAATGGTATTTGATAAAGAGTAAATTATTTCTGAACCACCCCAGCTGGAAACACTGGTGGTAGTGGCAGCAGATGTGAATATATCCGTTTTGGTATTACACATTGTATTTACAGCAGACATGACTGAACTGGGAACACTGCCCTGTGAGACAGCCTGATAGTTTTTTTCGGATTTTATGTGAGCACTGTCTGAATTCACACTTGGCAGAATGATTCTTCCACTCTCTCCAGCTTCTGCTGATTTGAAGCAATCTGTTTGATTTGCCCCAATTGAAGATCTTTCACTAACTCGATCTTTGGAAGCTAACTGCATTGCTGGCATGCTATCAAGTTTTGCACTAGAAGGTGGACGTACAATGACAGATGCCATAGCAGCCTGTGACTTTCCGCTGCTTTTCTCCACATGCCATTCAGCTTTCTCTTTGCTGAGGTTATTATTAGATTTCCACATTTCTGTCAAACTCTGTTcagaagaactcttaaaatttgcCTGAGTGTCTTTAGGCTCAGGAATCAGAGTTGGAGGCTTTTGTGATTCTTGAACCTTCCCACCAGCATTTACAGGCATCACTGGAGTTAATGTTGGAGGGGAAAGGCTACTATAgctgctttcctttctctccaggCTATGATGGATTGGTGGGTGAAATACGGGTGCTCTATGTAAAGCAGGCATACTCCGGAGTGTATTTGTAGAAGAAACTGTCAAATGAGTAGGACTCCTACAATCATTTCTGAAAGTTGTTACTGAGTGAGAAGCAATTTGATGGGGCAGATGTTCTGGTACCTTGCCTACTAAACCTTCACTTTCCGGTTGGTGTTTAATCAAAGGTGGAGGCTTTGAAAGAGATGATATAAACGAAGTCAGAGTCTGAGGGTTAGCTGTTGCTGCTCCAAGGGTATTACTCTGTTTTTCAGTGTAAATATTTGAAACCTCTTTGGATGGGTATGACCTCGGTGGTTCATTGACTACACTATTAGACAATGTAGTGAAATAGTTACTTTGAGGCAAACTCTGAGGCACTGAATGCTTCATCTTATAAAGATCTGATACTGAACATtctacatctttgtcttgtttgatGACATGGCTTTTAGGGCTAGAAGATGATGATGCTACTCTGGAATAATTATCTCTCTCACCCTCAAGCCCCTTGATTTTAGTTGTAAAGGGAGCAACATCAATACTTTCTTGAAGAATTCGACGGTGTTCCTCCTTATATTTGTTTAATCTCTCTGTAGTCTCCTGGGGTGGTCTCTGTAATTGATTCAATACAGGATCCACAAAATGCCTATGCAAGTGACCATCTTTTCCTGTCTGTGACCTATTTAGATCCAGGTCATTTTTGGCTGATGTGGATGCAACAGAACGCAATGGTTCAATAAAAGCTTTCCTCTCCAATTCTCTGCAAAGAAAATACATGAAGGTTTCTGTAAACACTTTTTCTTGTATAATACAAATATAGCTTCTATGCGTTACTATTCTATCATAAAAGTGAAACACGACTTTGCATGTGCTAtaatattattaagaaaattaaaggaatataaaaacagaagaatAGTACTTATTATTCAGCCCAGTTTTAAGACATTTGTTAAAATTATCTATTTATAAACTGAAttaagaaaaactataaaaaacaaattttaagcaTTGGTGAACTTACTCTTTATGATGATCTACTAAACATTTTGTCAATGGTGGACTGGAATGTGCTGTAATTTTAAGAGGCCGATGAGGCTCTGCACTGGAAGGTCTGACAGGAATGTGACTAAGTAATCCAATACCATCTGCTGAGGTCACAGGGGTAGGCTGATGTAACCAAGGACTgggagaattctatcaaaaaaatttttaaaaatcatccttcAGTTACTAGAAAAAACTAAACACAGTATCACAGCAGGACTTTAACAGTATATTTATGAAGTATGTGACATACTAATATAGCAgtatatttattaagtattttatgagAAATATCCAAATAAGTAACTAACAAGAGTTATATGGATTTTTCCatatgatgaaaaaaatcaatcagcattaaaatagttatttccagggaattccctggcagtctagtggttaggactctgcacttccactgcagggggcatgggtttgatccctggttggggaactaatatcctgcatgctgtgcggtgttgccaaaaaaaaaaagttatttccagAAATTTATTTACTGATTGCAGATCTTGAAATCATTGCCTTTAACTTACAAATGATGTACAGAGAACCTAGCTTTTAAGATTTCCTAAGATTCTAACACCAAAAGACTATATGCTGCtaatataaaaaaacagaaaacatgttGCTAAAATACATTTCACCAGATTTCATCAAGTTTATTTGCCAATTTTTCTcgtcaaaaataatttttcccgggcttccctggtggcgcagtggttgagagtccgtctgccaatgcagaggacacaggtttgtgccccagtacgggaagatcccacatgccgcggagcggctgggcccgtgagccatggccgctgacctgcacacctggagcctgtgctccgcaacgggagaggccacaagagtgagaggctcgcgtactgaaaaagaaaaaaaaaaaaaaaaaaaaaaaaaaaaaaatatatatatatatatatatatatatatatataaaatataaaataaaataaggtctcAATTCTACAAGATCCAGAAATCTGAAGTTATACAGATTACAAGGGTACCtgtatatacctatatacatataacagaatattactcagcttaaaaaaggaaatcctgttacatgctacaacatggatgaacttcgaggacattatgctacatgaaatacCGTATGAGTCCACTCAAATGAAGTATCTAAAGCAGAcgatcatagagacagaaagtagaaaggtggGCGCCAAGAACTCAGGGGGAAGGGGAATTAGTATTTCATGGgcagagttttagttttgcaagatgaaagagTTCCAGATATCTGTtgaacaacaatgtgaatatacttaacactactaaactgtacactttagaatggttaaataaatttaatgttgtggcttttaccacaataaaaataaataaataaaatgtgttttgaaaGATTCTGGGGAATACCTGAAGAGCATCCTGGTCCACGCCAAGGATTAAGTTGCCTCCTAGAGTTTAACAGTGACACCCAATCCCCCAGTTTTCAGAATGGGGCTGGTAATGCCCTCAACAACCATTTCTTAGCATGGAAAATTAATCTGGCTAGAAAAACCACACAGCGcatgaaggaagaagaaagagcccTGTCCCCCACCTTCAGCAATACTTTGTCAGGCAGAGAGACTCTCAGCCCCATCTTCACTCCCAAATATCAGGATTCTCCAGCCTCGGCACCCTTAAGAGAACTAGGGGCTTAGAGAATCAAAGCTTGTAGTATACATCAATATAATGTATCTAACTGGGAAATATAACAATTTGTCTTTTAAGAATAACTTGATTATACATATCAAGAGCCTTacaattttacataaattttatatccagaagtttcacttctaggaatttacctgAGCAAAATAATTATGGATATATACCATAATTAGTTATGAAGACTAAGTATATAAGAAATAACTTAAGAGGTTTActtctttaaattgttttttaaaaaaaataggctttTCTGAAATTTTAGCTTTACAGTTCCAAAGTTACTAAGCATCAAACGTTtcatcataattaaaaaaataactgtttcAAAAATTCtagcatattttataataagaaatctaaaaaattaaTGGGATATTGAAAAAAGCACTTGTACATATGTTGATTAATAAATATATGACATGAGGTAAACCACAGCTTAACTTACCCTCCTTAACGAAGATTCAGCATTAACTGCATTTTCTGGGTGAACCCACTTAGAAGAAGGCAGACCAAGTCCTGAGTATGCATGTGTTCCATTTGGATATTGCCAAATAATTGGATAAAGTCCCAGCTGATTATATGAAGCAGATGGGTGGGCTTGTCCAAGAAGATGAGGTGACTGGTGCTGTAACAACTGTTGCTGTTGCTGGTGCGCTAGTGCTAAGTGGCTTAAGCTGCTGGCATGAGCAGTCTCCAGTCGTGGGTGGCCACCAAGTAAGGAGGCAGTAGGCACTCCAGGTAACACAGCAGGAAGTAAATGAGGGTGATGAACAGAATGGTGTGGACCACTAGTCAGAGGATGAGTGTTAATGGTAGGTAATGGAGTTTGACTGGATGATCCAGCCAGTAAGTGGGGTGCAGGACTTAAGGCAGGGTGATGGGTACCTGGATTTAAACACGTTCTATGGGATGAAGAATGAAGAGGAAAAGGATGCTGGCTTAAGAAAGGTGAAATGTGATTAGCTCCTGTATCTGACCCGACAAGTGCAGGATCTCTGTAAACTGTGAAATGCTCATTTTTATCAATGATAAGAGGGCTTTTTGTAGTTTCTAATGTACTGCCTCTAGTAGGAACCGGATGAAAGCTGCATCTTGATAACTCATGTTCTATCTTATTTGCCAGTCTTCTTTCACCAGCAGTTTGGCTGTTTGCAAAAGTGGGCTTAGACTTTACAGAATCAGGGGAATGGTTAATTTTAGGTTTAACAACTTCAGGTGAGGGATTGGATTTTGTCTTATGAGCATCTACTGAAGTATTAAGTTTAGATTTTATAGTTTCTGGGGGTGGACTTCGCTTATGCAGCTTATCTTCTGTGACAGAAACTGCACTAAGAGAAGATATGTAAGAGAcatactgatttttctctttttccatattCAGGTTTTCATTTCCTGAAGAAGCATTCCTAACATTTGATTGGGTTAAATCTACTTTAACTACATCACTGACCCAGCTCTGGTCAGAATCTTGGTTTGCTGTTTCCAAGTATTTTGTATTTGTGACTGAATGTTTTGAATCACAAATGTTAGGATCCATTTTCTGAAGTGTCTGAAGGCCAAAGGTACTTGAGTTTTCCTGAGCCACCTTTTCCGTATTAGTGTCATTCGTAATATCAATAACACATTTTGGTGTGGGTGGTCTGGATACAAACTTCTCCTTTGGTAATAattccactgtgtgtgttttctccATATTGCGTTCCTGAAGAAGTAAATCATTAGAATTATGATCAGAAAGTGTGGCCTGTTCTGATGAACGGATAATCATTTTTTCTTGAATCTGAGAGTCAACAGacttctgtttctctgtttcttcatgttTTTTATCTTCCTGTATTTGATCCCAGGGAGGCTGGCTATCTATTAGTGTCTCTTCTCCTGCCTTCTCATTATTCTGGgattttccttcttctccattTATCTttgaagtgtttttatttttcaactcattCTCTGGCTTCTGCTCTGAGGAATTATTTATTATTCTCTTATTTGAATTTTCTGAGTCACTGCTCTCAGAAAAGTCTGAAACATTGTCGGTTCGCAGTCTTTTCATATTTAGTTTCTTTTCATCCTCCTCAGGTTTCCTTCTTTTGTTCATCACCTGTTTGTTTttacctttaggattttctataagatttaaaaaaagaacagttttatctttcaaattaatattaaataagcatattttaaatgtatttttgttttatatgttctCATGCCCTTTAAAAAAGGTAGGTCCTACCTCCTCGTGCTATATAATCatatttttcctccttcatcttctcttcatcTGGTATACTGCTATCTGAGCCCTTCCTCTTATTTGGACGAATATTTCTTTGTTGCTGGTGTGAATTCTGTTTTGGTACAGCAGCTTGGGAGTTCATTGCTGGTCTGGGACTATTTGCTTGGGCACGTGTATAATGACCCTAAAAATAACCAATTAACAATGATTGTTCACTACCGGATCCTAAGTAatttaagggaaaatattttaccataatCCATCACTAACAACATACATACGTGAACAGTGTTGTTATTTTGACTGGCACGAGACCTTCGCCGTGATGTAATGCCAATATTTTCACCTTTTAACAAAGAGTGAACAACATCATCTAGAAAGGTCATTTGAACCATAGAAGGATCGACATTCTGTGGTTCTAGTACCTAATCCATGacacaaaacaagaacaaaaattaaatccaatCAGCTAGCCAATGTGATATTAGGTACAATTTCTTTACTGAGCAGAGATGTTTAGAAATCAGTTTGAGATACTGTCAGACTTACAATAAATCAACTTTAACCATTAAAGATAAGGCTACTGTTTCACAtgttaactaaaaattaaaaagcaaatacaTCTATTGCAAGTATACCTTGCAAAACAAGGATTAGAGTTATTCAAGAGTATACTGCCAAGtcataaaatgtatttcaaaaataaaaagtaattttcaaaaacagctgtaaaataaaacaagaaggtAGAGCAtgacaggaattccctggcggtccagtggttgggacttggtgctttcactgctggggcctgggttcaatccctggttggggaactaagatcctgaaagctgcatggtgtggccaaaaaaaaaaaagaagaagaaagtagagCATGGGAAGCAGAAAAGGACAAAAATCATATAAATGAATAATAGTTTTAAAGACAGGTTAAAGaaagaactattttaaaaactaaaggcAATTTTGTGCTTCACTGAGAGGTCAAAGTTTGTtagcttttaaggaaaaaaattaaataaaattaaatgatatagTTTATTTAGCATTTTGACTAGAATTTTAACCAAAGCATCTGCATTGTTTATAGAGGGGGTTCTCATTTATTCAGACACCCTCCACAATCCACTCAGGTAGGAAGGTGTAAATATCTATTTTCTGGGGTAAATACAGTACAGCTTTAAAAGATTTGAAATTAAGAATTTGACAGACTGTTAACTTAAAACTCCCTATGAAATTCATATCCTTAACATTCACCATATTCGCTATAAAACTTAAGGGAGCATCCCAACTCTGGAATTTGATGTAAAAAGAACTTCAGTGTACATTAAAGTTTTCATTCGTGAAAAGAAACcatttgggaaatatttttattactggaGAGGCAGAAAAACTGAGACTTTAAGAAAGTTTTAGCTGAcctactgataaaaaaaaaaagactaaacaaaTAAGAGTTTGATGCCTCCATTTCAGGGACTGATTTTATCAGTGTTGAAATAAATTTGGCATCACTATCTCGCTGTGACCTCAAGTGACCTCTATGTAACATCAGACACATTTGAACTTATTAGGATTACATGACTGCACCTAGAGATGAAAATTATTTGGTGTCAACCTGTTGATCCattgtgggggaggggggcgggggcggaggaGAGGCATATGTGAATTGTAACCAACTCTTTTCAAAAACTGGACTATTTACCTGATCATTCATAACGATCATGGTGCGAGTGAAGAGATCATGATGAGTAATTATGCCAGTAAACCACTGGGTGGCAGAGTCTTGTCTATATACTCTCACTCTGTATCCATTCAAGGAATAAGgaccttaaaaaaaacaaacatcatacATGATTGAGTTCATGGATGAAATGGGAAAGTAATTTGGAACTTGATGTATGAACCTTCTAGTTGCCAAAACTTTACCATAAGCAACTACAAATTTTGATTCCAGTGACAGGAAAAGCTGCCAAAGTCTTAAAACATGCAGAGACTGTTAACTGAATTTATAAATACAATACTAAAATGCCATATTGGTGTAATTTTGGATTAAACtcgttttttaaaatgatatctatatatgtatacagatatcCTTCAGAAAATAGGtaatgattaaataataaaagatatatatcggtatatatttaaatatgtcttAAAAGAGAATGGAGATGAAAATTTCTTCAATTAACAGGTACTAAAATGGTATCAAATACTTGAAAGTTTAATAAGAACTGTGGGGGGATCTGGTGCACCTTATTAATATGATAGTATTATACATTAACaatttacaaaatgctttcacaATTTGCAGATGCTTATTCAATCTTTTGAATCTTATTCAAAAACTCTCAGATATTTCCctgtttataaaaattaagaaagtgaGATTGATaggttaaataaatttttaagtgaaagagctagaactgaatttatttttctgagtcCTAGATTGATGCCTTTTCTTCTACAGTTAAGACATTTAACATATCAATCAATGATTTAATGTTTGACAGTTTAAAAAACATCTATGCTGATATCAGTCTAAAATATAAATCTAACACATCTGTAGAAAGTATTCCATATTACCTGTGAATCAAACACATTCATACCTGTAATCTATTATACAAACTATATATAGTCTTAGAATTTTTAACTACAGAAGAAAAAGactccaaattattttttctgaatgTAATATAGAAATAgcttatagggcctccctggtggcgcagtggttaagagtccgcctgccgatgcaggggatacgggttcgtgccccggtctgggaggatcccatatgccgcggagcggctgggcccgtgagccatggccgctgggcctgcgcatccggagcctgtgttccgcaacgggagaggccacaacagtgagaggcccgcataccgcaaaaagaaaaaaaaaaaaaagaaaaaaaaaaaagaaaagaaatagcttATAGATTAACTCCAAATATGACCAATTTTCAATACCCGTCAGCACACCATCTTAACTGCCTTGTTCTACCACCACACACAATCTGGAGTCAGTCTCACGTAATTCTGCTTAGGATGGAAAGGATTACTGCCTTAATGATTTCACCTCTAAGAAtatgacaaggaaaaaaaagttactttaaaaaaatattagtctggcttcttcaataaataaattgaaaggaagaaaaaaaaagagatagacgGGTCATATCCACTAATCAATCTGTGGACATTTTCTGGATcccagattaaaaataaataaataaaataataatcctgTGAAAAATCAATGAAGACATTTATGAGACAAATGGAAACTTGAACCTGAGTATTCAGTATTTGGTATTAAGGAACTATTAATTTTTCAGCATAATAATGGTATGGTGGCtttgtttaaaaatagaacaCAGCAATGTCTGAAAATtgacagaaataaatgagagtACGGGTGGGGCAGAACCTACCAAGGTTTTATTTTACAGTTGTTGGAACCAGGAGATAGAATATTTCGGTGAACTTCCATGTGCCAATTTCTCTGTATGTTTCAAATTCTCcatattaaaagtttaaaaaatatttagcctAAGGAGAATTTAATAAGTAGATGATCTGCTGCTATAAAAACCCATACAAAGAAAGGCAGCCACAACTGAGATTATCTCTACTCATGCTTAAATTAAATGGCACGGAAGTTGAGGTTCAGATAAACATGGGAATTTAACAAAATTCCTTTTAGAAACATTCAACCAAATATCAATATTCCATGTATCCATGTCATATTGTTGCGGTTTCAGTTCAATTTCACAAAAAGCTTACATTTTCAATATATGATTTTACTGACAGGAAAAGAAATCACTAAGAACCATAAAATCTCACTGGTTTGAAGACAAACCTGTAACTtactaaaaaaaaggaaacaaaactaagACTAGTATTGTGGTCATTGCTGAGGAAGGCAAACTGAATTAGGCCACTTTTATCAGATACCAACAGCATTCTTCAAAGGA from Mesoplodon densirostris isolate mMesDen1 chromosome 1, mMesDen1 primary haplotype, whole genome shotgun sequence includes:
- the JMJD1C gene encoding probable JmjC domain-containing histone demethylation protein 2C isoform X3 — protein: MAVEMRPELVGKRFLCLAVGEEAQPERGESGRCWRGWRAGVIRAVSHRDSRNPDLAVYVEFDHLEWDKREWVKVYEDFSTFLVEYHLIWARRNNPSQTQGSKSKQIQWPALDDIDSLNPVLRDNPQLQEEVKVWVKEQKVQEIFMQGPYSLNGYRVRVYRQDSATQWFTGIITHHDLFTRTMIVMNDQVLEPQNVDPSMVQMTFLDDVVHSLLKGENIGITSRRRSRASQNNNTVHGHYTRAQANSPRPAMNSQAAVPKQNSHQQQRNIRPNKRKGSDSSIPDEEKMKEEKYDYIARGENPKGKNKQVMNKRRKPEEDEKKLNMKRLRTDNVSDFSESSDSENSNKRIINNSSEQKPENELKNKNTSKINGEEGKSQNNEKAGEETLIDSQPPWDQIQEDKKHEETEKQKSVDSQIQEKMIIRSSEQATLSDHNSNDLLLQERNMEKTHTVELLPKEKFVSRPPTPKCVIDITNDTNTEKVAQENSSTFGLQTLQKMDPNICDSKHSVTNTKYLETANQDSDQSWVSDVVKVDLTQSNVRNASSGNENLNMEKEKNQYVSYISSLSAVSVTEDKLHKRSPPPETIKSKLNTSVDAHKTKSNPSPEVVKPKINHSPDSVKSKPTFANSQTAGERRLANKIEHELSRCSFHPVPTRGSTLETTKSPLIIDKNEHFTVYRDPALVGSDTGANHISPFLSQHPFPLHSSSHRTCLNPGTHHPALSPAPHLLAGSSSQTPLPTINTHPLTSGPHHSVHHPHLLPAVLPGVPTASLLGGHPRLETAHASSLSHLALAHQQQQQLLQHQSPHLLGQAHPSASYNQLGLYPIIWQYPNGTHAYSGLGLPSSKWVHPENAVNAESSLRRNSPSPWLHQPTPVTSADGIGLLSHIPVRPSSAEPHRPLKITAHSSPPLTKCLVDHHKEELERKAFIEPLRSVASTSAKNDLDLNRSQTGKDGHLHRHFVDPVLNQLQRPPQETTERLNKYKEEHRRILQESIDVAPFTTKIKGLEGERDNYSRVASSSSSPKSHVIKQDKDVECSVSDLYKMKHSVPQSLPQSNYFTTLSNSVVNEPPRSYPSKEVSNIYTEKQSNTLGAATANPQTLTSFISSLSKPPPLIKHQPESEGLVGKVPEHLPHQIASHSVTTFRNDCRSPTHLTVSSTNTLRSMPALHRAPVFHPPIHHSLERKESSYSSLSPPTLTPVMPVNAGGKVQESQKPPTLIPEPKDTQANFKSSSEQSLTEMWKSNNNLSKEKAEWHVEKSSGKSQAAMASVIVRPPSSAKLDSMPAMQLASKDRVSERSSIGANQTDCFKSAEAGESGRIILPSVNSDSAHIKSEKNYQAVSQGSVPSSVMSAVNTMCNTKTDIFTSAATTTSVSSWGGSEIIYSLSNTILASKSLECTSSKSVSHSVAQTQECRVSTTAPVTPASSKTGSAVQSSSGFSGTTDFIHLKKHKAALAAAQYKSSNVSEAEPNAVKNQTSSASPLLDSTVVCSTINKANSVGNGQASQTSQPNYHTKLKKAWLTRHSEEDKNTNKMENSGNSVSEIIKPCSVNLIASTSNDLQNSVDSKIIVDKFVKDDKVNRRKAKRTYESGSESGDSDESESKSEQRTKRQPKPTYKKKQNDLQKRKGEIEEDLKPNGVLSRSAKEKSKLKLQSNSNSAGIPRSVLKDWRKVKKLKQTGESFLQDDSCCEIGPNLQKCRECRLIRSKKGEEPTHSPVFCRFYYFRRLSFSKNGVVRIDGFSSPDQYDDEALSLWTHENYEDDEVDIETSKYILDIIGDKFCQLVTSEKTALSWVKKDAKIAWKRAVRGVREMCDACEATLFNIHWVCQKCGFVVCLDCYKAKERKSSRDKELYAWMKCVKGQPHDHKHLMPTQIIPGSVLTDLLDAMHTLREKYGIKSHCHCTNKQNIQVGNFSAMNGVSQVLQNVLNHSNKISLCMPESQQQNTPQKPESNGNSSPESDVSTDSKLTPPESQSPLHWLADLAEQKAREEKKENKEFALEKQIKEEREQDNPDSPNSRTSPPVSQNNEQGSTLRDLLTTTAGKLRVGSTDAGIAFAPVYSMGTPSGKSGRTMPNILDDIIASVVENKIPPNKASKINVKPELKEEPKENRKPAMDENNKLYSDIPHSWICEKHILWLKDYKNINNWKLFKECWKHGQPAVVSGVHKKMSISLWKADSISLDFGDHQADLLNCKDSIISNANVKEFWDGFEEVSKRQKTKGGETVVLKLKDCPSGEDFKTMMPARYEDLLKSLPLPEYCNPEGKFNLASHLPGFFVRPDLGPRLCSAYGVASAKDHDIGTTNLHVEVSDVVNILVYVGIAKGNGILSKAGILKKFEEEDLDDILRKRLKDSSEIPGALWHIYAGKDVDKIREFLQKISKEQGLEVLPEHDPIRDQSWYVNKKLRQRLLEEYGVKACTLIQFLGDAIVLPAGALHQVQNFHSCIQVTEDFVSPEHLVQSFHLTQELRLLKEEINYDDKLQVKNILYHAVKEMVRALKIHEDQVEAMEEN